One window from the genome of Asterias rubens chromosome 11, eAstRub1.3, whole genome shotgun sequence encodes:
- the LOC117297062 gene encoding uncharacterized protein LOC117297062, with translation MQHHLVQLLLRLLLLFIFLPHPGQAVTTSKPKSEAFWRKFCGFFCPFQLSCDSDVYLSNQQQVDLLNSQEFLDILELFPQILIENEKLQHTTLVRLEDHQRDLILLRYKDFFHPRDTLPLARQKIVDKLAKGEQSFGGIPAAEPPPRHVHLTEGQIQKLEEETFRLEENQVKEDVAHIREGEGDVGTPDWHEAESFIRNYVNQQRIRQSEQKAKQQTFTTTGRTTENTTKRRNVISFDINHLQEQALQTNLNIDQIRQELERLGHKLDLSSYPLKDLALEETYPEPEPVEPEPRRTTELVLEEAPNAQEIISVSEHKNSGDEDDAPHTRNVNRISDKSSRKTLKPQRSESNDARTLQSYLHHHRRTQVPRSQRLTQTLSNFYDGSSLTSRSIESTEHRGSKRNSKGLRYRSAKRQLRQHRSHLLVHEPGGIAREDESSSDTNADRAVHRRVKRNSRRKRETFKMQVCPAVETWSSIVLAETINGTLVQLAQFPEVNQGQWFLQEKCLYESSPIIKGVTCEIRERYVDAIVIPVVDPTQPIQAAKIKVECCMSMFNVELNVNVEPEEELSTTPSL, from the exons ATGCAACATCATCTGGTCCAACTTCTTCTGCGTCTCCTTCTATTGTTCATCTTTTTACCGCACCCCGGTCAAGCGGTGACCACGTCCAAACCAAAGAGCGAGGCCTTCTGGAGGAAATTCTGTGGCTTCTTCTGTCCCTTCCAGCTCAGTTGTGACTCGGACGTTTACCTCAGCAACCAACAGCAGGTTGATCTCCTCAACAGCCAAGAGTTTCTGGATATCTTGGAGCTCTTCCCGCAAATCCTGATTGAGAATGAGAAGCTGCAGCACACGACGCTTGTCAGACTAGAAGACCATCAGCGGGACTTGATCCTGCTGAGGTACAAGGACTTCTTCCATCCGAGAGATACTCTGCCGTTGGCGAGGCAGAAGATAGTCGACAAGTTGGCGAAGGGAGAGCAGAGCTTCGGGGGAATCCCTGCCGCTGAGCCTCCACCAAGACATGTCCATCTGACGGAAGGTCAGATTCAGAAACTCGAAGAGGAAACTTTCCGTTTGGAAGAGAATCAGGTCAAGGAGGACGTAGCTCATATAAGAGAAGGTGAAGGCGACGTTGGAACACCTGACTGGCATGAAGCAGAAAGCTTCATACGGAACTACGTCAACCAACAGCGCATCAGGCAGTCAGAGCAAAAAGCGAAGCAACAAACTTTTACGACAACAGGGAGGACAACGGAAAACACTACGAAGCGAAGGAATGTGATCTCGTTCGATATCAATCACCTACAAGAACAGGCGCTACAAACCAATCTGAATATAGATCAGATCAGGCAGGAGCTAGAAAGACTGGGGCACAAGCTGGACCTCTCTAGCTACCCTCTAAAAGACCTTGCCTTGGAGGAGACTTATCCCGAACCTGAGCCTGTTGAGCCAGAACCACGAAGAACTACAGAGCTTGTGCTAGAGGAAGCTCCTAATGCACAGGAAATTATTAGTGTTAGCGAACACAAAAACTCAGGGGATGAGGACGATGCACCTCATACCAGAAACGTGAATCGCATATCGGATAAATCGTCCCGGAAAACTCTAAAACCACAACGGTCCGAATCAAACGATGCCAGGACTTTACAAAGTTATTTGCACCACCATCGTCGCACTCAGGTGCCGAGAAGTCAACGACTGACACAAACGTTGTCGAATTTTTACGACGGCTCCTCACTGACCAGTAGAAGTATTGAGAGTACCGAACACAGAGGAAGTAAAAGGAACTCAAAGGGATTGAGGTACCGTTCCGCAAAACGACAGCTCCGTCAACATCGATCACACCTGTTGGTTCATGAACCGGGTGGAATAGCGAGGGAGGACGAGTCTTCATCTGATACCAACGCCGATAGGGCGGTGCATAGGAGGGTTAAACGCAACTCAAggaggaaacgagaaacgttcAAAATGCAAGTGTGCCCTGCTGTGGAGACATGGTCAAGCATAGTGTTGGCAGAGACCATCAATGGAACATTGGTACAGTTAGCACAG TTCCCAGAGGTCAACCAGGGTCAGTGGTTCTTACAAGAGAAATGTCTCTACGAATCCTCCCCGATCATCAAGGGGGTAACGTGTGAGATAAGAGAGCGTTACGTTGACGCGATCGTCATCCCCGTTGTGGACCCCACCCAACCCATCCAGGCAGCCAAGATCAAGGTAGAATGCTGTATGAGTATGTTTAACGTGGAATTAAACGTGAATGTGGAACCCGAGGAGGAGTTATCAACGACCCCGTCGTTATAG